A portion of the Actomonas aquatica genome contains these proteins:
- the fdhD gene encoding formate dehydrogenase accessory sulfurtransferase FdhD, with the protein MPLRPSQTTSVQRFNGNASSTDDDTLAVEEPLEIRVEGRSIALTMRTPGHDEELATGFLFTEGVLRSAADLLDLDVCSANDGGPGNVINVRLRDPAAVDLDKLSRHIFTASSCGLCGKATIESVRRSNNAHSPVGRASRPTTPATLLTLPDRLHAAQSTFRATGGLHAAALFDPTTGDLLATREDVGRHNAVDKVIGRALLDRRPDLATLGLLVSGRIAFEIMQKADAAALPLVVGFSAPTSLAVDFARESGQTLIGFLRADRFNLYAGQLA; encoded by the coding sequence GTGCCTCTCCGCCCCTCCCAAACCACCTCGGTCCAGCGCTTCAACGGCAACGCTTCGTCGACCGACGACGACACCCTCGCCGTCGAGGAGCCGCTGGAGATTCGCGTGGAGGGCCGTTCCATCGCGCTCACCATGCGCACGCCCGGGCACGATGAGGAACTCGCCACCGGCTTCCTCTTCACGGAGGGCGTGCTGCGCTCCGCAGCCGACCTGCTCGACCTCGACGTCTGCTCCGCCAACGACGGGGGCCCCGGCAACGTCATTAACGTCCGTCTGCGTGACCCCGCCGCCGTCGATCTCGACAAACTCTCCCGCCACATTTTCACCGCCTCCTCCTGCGGTCTCTGCGGCAAAGCCACCATCGAGTCTGTCCGCCGCAGCAACAACGCACACTCCCCTGTGGGTCGGGCTTCACGCCCGACAACCCCCGCCACCCTGCTCACCCTCCCCGACCGACTCCACGCCGCCCAGTCCACCTTCCGCGCCACCGGCGGACTCCATGCCGCCGCGCTCTTCGATCCCACCACCGGCGACCTGCTCGCCACACGCGAAGACGTCGGCCGCCACAACGCCGTCGACAAAGTGATCGGCCGCGCCCTGCTCGACCGCCGCCCCGACCTCGCCACCCTCGGCCTGCTCGTCTCCGGCCGCATCGCCTTTGAGATCATGCAAAAGGCCGACGCCGCCGCGCTTCCCCTCGTGGTCGGTTTCTCCGCGCCCACCAGCCTGGCCGTCGACTTCGCCCGCGAGTCCGGCCAAACCTTGATCGGCTTCCTCCGCGCCGATCGCTTCAACCTCTACGCCGGCCAGCTCGCCTGA
- a CDS encoding FdhF/YdeP family oxidoreductase, with translation MSCPRPTLLQRLARLSPFGLGHTKPKHFRDMLKVVWANRDNLPYAWKIISRGVCDGCALGVAGLHDWTIKGTHLCMTRLNLLRLNTQPAMAPDALADISKLSTDNRDLRALGRLAYPMRRRRGEPGFTRISWDDALASIGHKIRATTPDRLAFFVTSRGVTNEIYYLAQKAARWLGTNHVDNAARLCHSPSSAAMKQTLGVAASTCGYSDWFGTDVIVFFGSNPANDQPVSTKYLHLARKQGTKVIIVNPYLEPGMQRYWVPSNLDSALFGSDLIDDWYAVSQGGDIAFLYGVIKHLDAAGLTDTTFLAEHTTGWDDLVARARELSWDVLEKAAGLPTGRMIAFAELIGHARNGVFIWSMGITQHPWGADGVRMVLNTALARGWLGRDKCGVMPIRGHSSVQGGAEMGAYATAFPGGLAVNAENAANLAAQYGFDIPSEPGLAATEMVEASHRGELDVFHLVGGNFLRTLPDPAYVAEALERVPLRIHQDIIVTDQMLLEPADEVILLPAQTRYEQEDGGTETSTERRVMFTPEIPREVGEARAEWRILRDIALAARPDPEGRFGCDSGQAIREEIAQVVPFYDGIQNLNKSGDAFQYGGPHLCADGICPTPDGRAQLATVALPPTGERPADVFHVSTRRGKQFNTLIYAEVDPLNGAPRDAVLMNADDASARHLKHGDRVTLHNQLGRYDAQVHLAPIAPGNLQVHWPEGNHLIDRTRKDAGGGVPDYNAHVQLETR, from the coding sequence ATGTCCTGCCCCCGGCCTACCTTGCTGCAACGCCTGGCCCGTCTGTCCCCTTTCGGCCTCGGTCACACCAAACCCAAACACTTCCGCGACATGCTGAAGGTCGTCTGGGCCAACCGCGACAACCTGCCCTACGCGTGGAAAATCATCTCCCGCGGCGTCTGTGATGGCTGCGCCCTCGGCGTCGCCGGTCTCCATGACTGGACCATCAAGGGCACCCACCTGTGCATGACGCGCCTCAACCTGCTGCGCCTCAACACCCAGCCGGCCATGGCGCCCGACGCCCTCGCCGACATTTCCAAGCTCTCCACCGACAACCGCGACCTGCGCGCCCTCGGCCGCCTCGCCTACCCGATGCGCCGCCGCCGCGGTGAACCCGGCTTCACCCGCATTTCCTGGGACGACGCCCTCGCCTCCATCGGCCACAAGATCCGCGCCACTACCCCCGACCGCCTCGCCTTCTTCGTCACTTCCCGCGGCGTCACCAACGAGATCTACTACCTCGCCCAAAAGGCCGCCCGCTGGCTCGGCACCAACCACGTCGACAACGCCGCCCGCCTCTGCCACTCGCCGTCCTCCGCCGCCATGAAACAAACCCTCGGCGTCGCTGCCTCCACTTGCGGCTATTCCGATTGGTTCGGCACCGACGTCATCGTTTTCTTCGGCTCCAACCCCGCCAACGACCAACCGGTATCCACCAAATACCTACACCTGGCCCGCAAGCAGGGCACCAAGGTCATCATCGTCAACCCCTACCTCGAGCCCGGCATGCAGCGCTACTGGGTGCCGTCCAACCTCGACAGCGCCCTCTTCGGCTCCGACCTCATCGACGACTGGTATGCCGTCTCCCAAGGCGGCGACATCGCCTTCCTCTACGGCGTCATCAAACACCTCGATGCCGCCGGCCTCACCGACACCACCTTCCTCGCCGAGCACACCACCGGGTGGGATGACCTCGTCGCTCGCGCCCGCGAGCTGTCCTGGGACGTGCTCGAAAAAGCCGCCGGCCTGCCCACCGGTCGCATGATCGCTTTCGCCGAACTCATCGGCCACGCCCGCAACGGTGTCTTCATCTGGTCCATGGGCATCACCCAACACCCGTGGGGCGCCGACGGCGTGCGCATGGTCCTCAACACCGCCCTCGCCCGCGGCTGGCTCGGCCGCGACAAATGCGGCGTCATGCCCATCCGCGGCCACTCCTCCGTGCAGGGCGGCGCCGAGATGGGCGCCTACGCCACCGCCTTCCCCGGCGGCCTCGCCGTCAACGCCGAGAACGCCGCCAATCTCGCCGCCCAATATGGCTTCGACATCCCCAGCGAGCCCGGCCTCGCCGCCACCGAAATGGTCGAGGCCTCCCACCGCGGCGAACTCGATGTTTTCCACCTCGTCGGCGGCAACTTCCTGCGCACCCTGCCCGACCCCGCCTACGTCGCCGAAGCCCTCGAACGCGTTCCCCTGCGCATCCATCAGGACATCATCGTCACCGACCAGATGCTGCTCGAACCGGCCGACGAGGTCATCCTCCTCCCCGCCCAGACCCGCTACGAACAGGAGGACGGTGGCACCGAAACCTCCACCGAGCGCCGCGTCATGTTCACGCCGGAAATCCCCCGCGAAGTCGGCGAAGCCCGCGCCGAGTGGCGCATCCTCCGCGACATCGCCCTCGCCGCCCGCCCCGATCCGGAGGGCCGCTTCGGCTGCGACTCCGGTCAGGCCATCCGCGAGGAAATCGCCCAGGTGGTGCCCTTCTACGACGGTATCCAAAATCTGAATAAATCCGGCGACGCCTTCCAATACGGCGGCCCCCACCTCTGCGCCGACGGCATCTGCCCGACCCCCGACGGCCGAGCCCAACTCGCCACCGTCGCCCTGCCGCCCACCGGCGAACGTCCGGCCGATGTCTTCCACGTCAGCACCCGCCGCGGCAAACAGTTCAACACCCTCATCTACGCCGAGGTCGACCCGCTCAACGGCGCCCCCCGCGACGCCGTCCTGATGAACGCCGACGACGCCTCCGCTCGCCACCTCAAGCACGGCGATCGCGTCACCCTGCACAACCAGCTCGGCCGCTACGACGCCCAGGTCCACCTTGCCCCCATCGCGCCCGGCAACCTCCAGGTCCACTGGCCCGAGGGCAACCACCTCATCGACCGCACCCGCAAAGACGCCGGCGGCGGCGTCCCCGACTACAACGCCCACGTTCAACTCGAGACCCGGTAG
- a CDS encoding AAA family ATPase: MTPTPKLETAQSYLNLHLTRTGRCLPVEPQEPFITLSREAGAGASSLARLIANQLNTTLQPGQTLWRVFDGNLVEAMLRDLNYPEHLARYLPEDSISEIDASIGELVGLHPNLWELVQHTNCLIRHLAGQGRCILIGRGANFATAALPHGLHLRLIGNVTDRASHMAGLCHTTVTKAADRNARSDAARRRYARTHFDCDIDDPQAYDLVLNTSSMPLPEIASAVVHLVHARTPVAAA; the protein is encoded by the coding sequence ATGACCCCCACCCCCAAACTCGAAACCGCGCAGAGCTACCTCAATCTGCACCTCACCCGGACTGGCCGCTGCCTGCCCGTGGAACCCCAGGAACCCTTCATCACTCTCTCCCGCGAAGCCGGCGCCGGCGCCTCCAGCCTCGCCCGGCTCATCGCCAACCAGCTCAACACCACCCTCCAGCCCGGCCAGACCCTCTGGCGCGTCTTCGACGGCAACCTCGTTGAAGCTATGCTGCGCGACCTCAACTACCCCGAGCACCTCGCCCGCTACCTGCCGGAGGATTCCATTTCGGAGATCGACGCCTCCATCGGTGAACTGGTCGGCCTGCACCCCAACCTCTGGGAACTGGTCCAGCACACCAATTGCCTCATCCGCCATCTCGCCGGCCAAGGCCGCTGCATCCTCATCGGCCGCGGCGCCAATTTCGCCACCGCCGCCCTGCCCCATGGCCTCCACCTGCGCCTCATCGGCAACGTCACCGATCGCGCTTCTCACATGGCCGGGCTCTGCCACACCACCGTGACCAAAGCCGCCGACCGCAACGCCCGCTCCGACGCCGCCCGCCGCCGCTACGCGCGCACCCACTTCGATTGCGACATCGACGATCCCCAGGCCTACGATCTGGTCCTTAACACGAGCAGCATGCCTCTGCCCGAAATCGCCAGCGCCGTTGTGCACCTCGTGCACGCCCGCACCCCAGTCGCCGCCGCCTGA
- a CDS encoding bifunctional metallophosphatase/5'-nucleotidase, whose translation MSFRLRQLAIVASLLTAHCAILSATERAHVTVLSTTDLHGHVYPVDYYTGESAEYGLAKIATLIQRARALDPELILLDSGDTIQGSPFAYHSAVVAPPRRNPMMEAMNALDFDALAVGNHEFNFGLEVFNHARRSARFPWIAGNICLEGTEDPAYAPYLVKEVRGVRVGILGLTTPGIPAWETPAHYAGLHFTDPVAAAHRWVSELRRRARVDLVVVAMHMGLEEDILTGQRTPGQVPNENAAVAIAREVPGIDLILMGHTHREIPSLTINGVLLTQAGRWGDHLSRTTILLERDEPDTPWQVVGKTATTHPITDEVPADPHILELTQAAHEATESWLNEPIGTSDRPLTAESSRLEDTAIIDLIHRVQLDAGDADVSFAASFNTDARIPAGEVTIRDLAGLYVYENTLVVLELTGAQIKAALEHSALYFLPAPAGTHPTAAQLINPRIPGYNFDTAEGVDYVIDLSREPGDRITDLTYRGRRLAPDQTLRVAINNYRHNGGGGYAMFGDAPVISRSSMGVRDLIVQWVIDHPGELPTEPTHNWRIREP comes from the coding sequence ATGTCATTCCGGCTCCGCCAGCTCGCGATTGTCGCCTCTCTCCTGACCGCCCACTGCGCGATCCTCTCCGCCACCGAACGCGCGCACGTCACCGTGCTCTCCACGACCGACCTCCATGGTCACGTCTACCCGGTCGACTACTACACCGGCGAATCCGCCGAATACGGCCTCGCGAAGATCGCCACCCTCATTCAACGCGCCCGCGCCCTCGACCCCGAGCTCATCCTGCTCGACAGCGGCGACACCATTCAGGGTTCCCCCTTCGCCTACCACAGCGCCGTCGTCGCTCCGCCCCGGCGCAATCCGATGATGGAGGCCATGAACGCGCTCGACTTCGATGCCCTCGCCGTCGGCAACCACGAGTTCAACTTTGGCCTCGAGGTCTTCAACCACGCCCGCCGTTCCGCCCGCTTCCCCTGGATCGCCGGCAACATCTGCCTCGAGGGCACCGAAGACCCCGCCTACGCGCCCTACCTCGTCAAAGAAGTCCGTGGCGTCCGCGTGGGCATCCTCGGCCTCACCACCCCCGGCATCCCTGCCTGGGAAACCCCGGCTCACTACGCCGGCCTGCATTTCACCGACCCCGTCGCCGCCGCCCACCGCTGGGTGAGCGAGCTGCGTCGCCGCGCCCGGGTCGACCTCGTCGTGGTCGCCATGCACATGGGCCTGGAGGAAGACATCCTCACCGGCCAACGCACGCCCGGCCAGGTGCCCAACGAAAACGCCGCCGTCGCCATCGCCCGCGAGGTGCCCGGTATCGACCTCATCCTCATGGGCCACACCCATCGCGAGATCCCGTCCCTCACCATCAACGGCGTGCTGCTCACCCAGGCCGGCCGTTGGGGCGATCACCTCTCCCGCACCACCATCCTACTCGAACGCGACGAACCCGATACCCCCTGGCAGGTCGTCGGCAAAACCGCCACCACCCATCCGATCACCGACGAGGTCCCAGCCGATCCCCACATCCTCGAACTCACCCAAGCCGCCCACGAAGCCACCGAATCTTGGTTGAATGAGCCCATCGGCACCTCCGATCGTCCCCTCACCGCGGAATCCTCCCGCCTCGAGGACACCGCCATCATCGACCTCATCCACCGCGTGCAACTCGATGCCGGTGACGCCGACGTCTCCTTCGCCGCCAGCTTCAACACCGACGCCCGCATCCCCGCCGGCGAAGTCACCATCCGCGACCTCGCCGGCCTCTACGTCTACGAAAATACCTTGGTGGTGCTCGAACTCACCGGCGCCCAAATCAAAGCCGCGCTCGAACACTCCGCGCTCTATTTTTTGCCCGCCCCGGCCGGCACTCACCCCACCGCCGCCCAACTCATTAACCCGCGCATCCCCGGCTACAATTTCGATACCGCCGAAGGCGTTGACTACGTGATCGACCTCTCCCGCGAACCCGGCGACCGCATCACCGATCTCACCTACCGCGGTCGTCGCCTCGCCCCCGACCAAACCCTCCGCGTGGCCATCAACAACTACCGCCACAACGGCGGCGGCGGTTACGCCATGTTTGGCGACGCACCGGTCATCAGTCGTTCCAGCATGGGCGTGCGCGACCTCATCGTGCAGTGGGTCATCGACCACCCCGGCGAGCTCCCCACCGAACCCACCCACAACTGGCGCATCCGCGAACCCTAG
- a CDS encoding NIPSNAP family protein, with product MKPRYPLMLLCLVFGLVPASSRAEDAPERVFELRVYHPHPGKLAALQTRFREHTCAIFERLGMENVGYWVQADVPEGEEPKLYYVLAYPSREAAKAMWAAFLQDPEWQRVQQDSIADGWLVQKVDSIFLTAADFSAIQ from the coding sequence ATGAAGCCCCGTTACCCCCTGATGTTGCTGTGTCTGGTTTTTGGTCTGGTTCCGGCGTCGAGCCGGGCGGAGGACGCGCCGGAACGGGTGTTTGAGCTGAGGGTGTATCATCCGCATCCGGGCAAACTGGCGGCGCTGCAGACGCGTTTCCGCGAGCACACCTGCGCGATCTTCGAGCGGCTGGGCATGGAGAATGTCGGCTACTGGGTGCAGGCGGACGTGCCGGAGGGGGAAGAGCCGAAGCTGTATTACGTGCTGGCTTACCCGAGTCGGGAGGCGGCCAAGGCGATGTGGGCGGCGTTTCTGCAGGACCCGGAATGGCAGCGGGTGCAGCAGGACAGCATCGCGGATGGCTGGTTGGTGCAGAAGGTGGATTCGATCTTCCTGACTGCCGCGGATTTCTCGGCGATTCAGTAG
- a CDS encoding tetratricopeptide repeat protein — protein MMMDVLAAVGGRSRGGRWIATMLIAVMVGVSAASAARDWIKLEAPDFVIMSDANEKTVREFAREMAGFHEAARQLFGRPGVGTSRSLIILHSRHKDFVAYGTREERDSRTRPFSFSTEVDGRAVTAVARGSNWRETRRIMAEFETIWLMRRYGWYLPIWMAQGSGSVVSTVEVEDDRVTIGQTMNHAQVIANNNLLPWSRFFDVGRSSPEYTGDKSPGVFHAQSWALMHWLLLQDDNGAARFATLGQRIAVLDGMQAVAEASGYLPEDWERKIRAHLRGRVPRRDLPFDAAAVEASFVVTPLAEAELLAWQSDIAAAAGRDAEADLRYLRALDLAPNEPYTLESGARWYWRRGEHASAIEKYQAAIEAGSQNAGAYISSAEWRVMRSSGNTDREGSGVPVVMEEAEREVRRALELDPGYGEAYQLLGRLAVLEREPDESKLELLSRRIGPDFWGIQARYYRGCLLDRLGREEEAQVDFDWIVHQAEASEHTQRNASNRLTRMRLEPLRAAVDEAMQAQDYATAWSALEDWEAEKLVPADEAEVRELKQHVSDVKKRAEQHELDRAVDRLNRMLKRAAFAEAQQEARRLAAKDVSDTMRDAYARLTRQVDEIATLQLMRLASKTERWAEVERLADEYLPTAPAEGKYREKIEALLAEAKAASVGTP, from the coding sequence ATGATGATGGACGTATTGGCTGCAGTGGGCGGCCGCTCCCGCGGGGGGCGGTGGATCGCAACGATGTTGATCGCGGTGATGGTGGGCGTGAGTGCGGCGAGCGCGGCGCGCGACTGGATCAAACTGGAGGCGCCGGACTTCGTGATCATGAGTGACGCGAACGAGAAAACGGTGCGGGAGTTCGCGCGCGAGATGGCGGGGTTTCACGAGGCGGCGCGGCAGTTGTTTGGGCGGCCAGGCGTGGGCACGTCGCGTTCGTTGATCATCCTGCATTCGCGGCACAAGGACTTCGTGGCTTACGGCACGCGGGAGGAGCGGGATTCGCGCACGCGGCCGTTCAGTTTTTCCACCGAGGTGGATGGCCGGGCGGTGACGGCGGTGGCGCGGGGATCGAACTGGCGCGAGACGCGGCGCATCATGGCGGAGTTTGAGACCATTTGGTTGATGCGGCGCTACGGTTGGTATCTACCGATTTGGATGGCGCAGGGCAGTGGCTCCGTGGTCTCGACGGTGGAGGTGGAGGACGACCGGGTGACGATCGGCCAAACGATGAACCACGCGCAGGTCATCGCGAACAACAACCTGCTGCCGTGGTCCCGGTTTTTCGATGTGGGGCGTTCTTCGCCGGAGTATACGGGGGATAAATCGCCGGGCGTGTTTCACGCTCAGTCCTGGGCGTTGATGCACTGGTTGTTGTTGCAGGACGACAACGGCGCGGCGCGGTTTGCGACCTTGGGTCAACGCATCGCGGTTCTCGATGGCATGCAGGCCGTGGCGGAGGCGTCGGGTTATTTGCCGGAGGACTGGGAACGCAAGATCCGGGCGCATCTGCGGGGGCGCGTGCCGCGGCGGGATTTGCCGTTCGATGCGGCGGCGGTGGAGGCCTCGTTTGTGGTGACTCCGCTGGCGGAGGCCGAGCTGCTGGCTTGGCAGAGCGACATCGCGGCGGCGGCGGGGCGCGATGCCGAGGCGGATCTGCGTTACCTGCGGGCGTTGGATTTGGCGCCGAATGAACCTTACACGCTGGAGTCGGGGGCGCGCTGGTATTGGCGGCGCGGCGAGCACGCCAGTGCGATCGAGAAATACCAAGCGGCAATCGAGGCGGGGTCGCAGAATGCGGGGGCTTACATCAGCTCGGCGGAGTGGCGGGTGATGCGTAGCAGCGGCAATACCGATCGCGAGGGCAGCGGGGTGCCGGTGGTGATGGAGGAGGCGGAGCGCGAGGTGCGCCGCGCGCTGGAGCTGGATCCGGGTTACGGCGAGGCGTATCAATTACTCGGTCGTCTGGCGGTGTTGGAACGCGAGCCGGACGAGAGCAAACTGGAGTTGTTGAGTCGGCGCATCGGGCCGGACTTCTGGGGCATCCAGGCGCGTTATTATCGCGGTTGCCTGTTGGATCGACTGGGCCGCGAGGAGGAAGCGCAGGTGGATTTTGACTGGATCGTGCACCAAGCGGAGGCGAGTGAGCACACGCAACGCAACGCGAGTAATCGTCTGACCCGTATGCGGTTGGAGCCGTTGCGCGCGGCGGTGGATGAGGCCATGCAGGCGCAGGATTATGCGACGGCGTGGTCGGCTCTGGAAGATTGGGAAGCGGAGAAGCTCGTGCCGGCCGATGAGGCGGAGGTTCGCGAGCTGAAGCAGCACGTGAGTGACGTCAAAAAGCGGGCGGAACAACACGAGTTGGATCGAGCGGTCGACCGGCTGAATCGCATGCTGAAGCGGGCGGCCTTTGCCGAAGCCCAGCAGGAGGCGCGGCGACTGGCGGCCAAGGACGTGTCGGACACGATGCGGGACGCGTATGCGCGACTGACGCGTCAAGTGGATGAGATCGCGACGCTCCAGCTCATGCGCCTCGCCAGCAAGACGGAGCGTTGGGCGGAGGTGGAGCGCCTCGCCGACGAGTATTTGCCGACGGCTCCGGCCGAAGGAAAATACCGCGAGAAGATCGAAGCGCTTTTGGCGGAGGCCAAAGCCGCGTCGGTCGGGACACCTTAG
- a CDS encoding M48 family metalloprotease, which translates to MKSPRSVILPVTLSLLGLAVTGCATGPVPSLGETTPSVALEDEPLLLDNARIQVARLEASGLLIDLPATEAYLQDIALRLAADRPALAAVLKIHVVQDPTLNAFALPSGDIYLHTGLLARLDNEAQVATILAHEMAHIHERHGLRRYRQTKASLTVFNVLAVSGGSYGSILGGVGALAAVSGYSRDLEREADDAGFRSLHRAGYDLHATTQVFDVLQFESQRSQRKEPFFFGSHPRLVERRNSFADLLIKHGVPTEPGTLGELTYRQHLPALIQADLDGAFRTGDFEGADQLLTRLDDLAANDPTTAFLHGEWHRRNPTDGDPTTAIEHYRRALVLDDSHPEAWRGLGLVLGQIERPAEARAALQRYLELAPVANDRAHILSLLQTWSDES; encoded by the coding sequence ATGAAGTCGCCCCGGTCGGTCATTCTACCGGTCACGCTCTCGCTTTTGGGGCTGGCAGTGACGGGCTGCGCCACGGGCCCCGTGCCGTCGCTGGGCGAAACGACGCCCTCCGTCGCTCTCGAGGATGAACCGCTGCTCCTCGACAACGCGCGCATCCAAGTCGCCCGCCTCGAAGCCAGCGGTCTGCTCATCGATCTGCCCGCCACCGAAGCCTATTTGCAGGACATCGCCCTCCGCCTCGCGGCCGATCGGCCGGCCCTCGCCGCCGTGCTCAAAATTCACGTTGTGCAGGATCCCACGCTCAACGCCTTTGCCCTGCCCTCGGGTGACATCTACCTGCACACCGGCTTGCTCGCGCGTCTCGATAACGAAGCGCAGGTCGCCACCATCCTCGCCCACGAGATGGCCCACATCCACGAGCGTCACGGTCTGCGTCGCTATCGGCAAACCAAAGCCAGCCTCACCGTCTTCAACGTGCTCGCGGTCAGCGGCGGTTCCTACGGCTCCATCCTGGGTGGCGTCGGTGCTCTGGCCGCCGTCAGCGGTTACTCCCGCGACCTCGAACGCGAGGCCGACGACGCCGGTTTCCGTAGCCTGCACCGAGCCGGCTACGATCTACATGCGACCACCCAGGTGTTTGATGTGCTCCAATTCGAAAGCCAACGTTCGCAGCGCAAGGAACCGTTCTTCTTTGGCAGCCATCCCCGTTTGGTCGAACGCCGCAACTCCTTCGCCGATTTGTTAATCAAACACGGCGTGCCCACCGAGCCCGGCACCCTCGGTGAACTCACCTACCGCCAGCACCTCCCGGCGCTCATCCAGGCCGACCTCGATGGCGCGTTTCGCACCGGCGATTTCGAAGGCGCCGACCAACTCCTCACCCGCCTCGACGACCTGGCGGCCAACGATCCGACCACCGCCTTTCTGCACGGCGAATGGCATCGCCGTAACCCCACCGACGGCGACCCCACCACCGCCATCGAACACTACCGCCGGGCCCTCGTCCTCGACGACAGCCACCCCGAAGCCTGGCGCGGACTCGGCTTGGTGCTCGGCCAAATCGAACGCCCGGCGGAAGCCCGCGCCGCCCTGCAACGTTACCTCGAACTCGCCCCCGTGGCCAACGACCGCGCCCACATTCTTAGCCTCCTGCAAACATGGTCCGACGAATCCTGA
- a CDS encoding anti-sigma factor family protein, whose translation MNCRQVQDHLIAARDVPLPDDVARQVSAHTAACPECQALQAQLAAVYTHLQETAARVQVPDAQTEWHAVRRRLRQQSGTAKSAAPLWSRLLRVAAPLTAVAAVALVVMQNRGPIRTESIDVAAPLARQAAKVASDETTADWPEMEQHFAFAAHAEFVETANEEASPFVYVDDESGWLIVWASDPDDAASI comes from the coding sequence ATGAACTGCCGGCAAGTCCAAGACCATCTGATCGCCGCCCGCGACGTCCCCCTCCCGGACGACGTGGCGCGGCAGGTCTCGGCCCACACGGCAGCCTGTCCCGAATGTCAGGCGCTGCAGGCCCAACTGGCCGCCGTCTACACCCACCTGCAGGAAACCGCGGCCCGGGTCCAAGTGCCCGACGCCCAAACCGAATGGCACGCCGTCCGACGCCGCCTGCGTCAACAAAGCGGCACCGCCAAATCCGCCGCCCCCCTCTGGTCCCGTCTGCTGCGCGTTGCCGCCCCGCTCACCGCGGTGGCGGCGGTAGCGTTGGTGGTGATGCAAAACCGCGGTCCCATCCGCACCGAATCCATCGACGTCGCGGCTCCGCTGGCTCGGCAAGCCGCCAAAGTGGCATCCGACGAAACCACCGCCGACTGGCCCGAGATGGAGCAACACTTCGCCTTCGCCGCCCACGCCGAGTTCGTCGAAACCGCCAACGAAGAGGCCAGTCCCTTCGTCTACGTCGACGACGAAAGCGGCTGGCTCATCGTCTGGGCCAGCGACCCCGACGACGCCGCCTCGATCTGA
- a CDS encoding RNA polymerase sigma factor — MDSAPEQDELVDDQSLIAQAQDGNETAFGELMQRHYETSFRTVFAIVRNEHDARDLTQEVWVKVWQQLARYRGDAKFTTWLHPIATRRALDHLRKRRRWFDRFLPFSRDDEDTGETHTFTEPVDEEPTAPAQIESAERHAHFEAMLNSLPPKHRAVLALREVQGLSYDEIATAVGIRRGTVMSRLFHARRLLAQKLRESPCD; from the coding sequence ATGGACTCCGCCCCCGAGCAAGATGAATTGGTCGACGACCAATCCCTCATTGCCCAAGCGCAGGACGGCAACGAGACCGCGTTCGGCGAGCTCATGCAGCGCCACTACGAGACCTCGTTTCGCACCGTCTTCGCCATCGTGCGCAACGAGCACGACGCCCGCGATCTGACGCAGGAGGTCTGGGTCAAAGTCTGGCAGCAGCTCGCTCGCTACCGCGGTGACGCCAAGTTCACCACCTGGCTCCACCCCATCGCCACCCGCCGCGCGCTCGACCACCTCCGCAAACGCCGCCGCTGGTTCGATCGTTTCCTGCCTTTCTCCCGCGACGACGAAGACACCGGCGAGACCCACACCTTCACCGAACCCGTCGATGAAGAACCCACCGCGCCCGCGCAGATCGAATCCGCCGAGCGCCACGCCCACTTCGAGGCCATGCTCAACAGCCTGCCTCCAAAACACCGCGCCGTGCTCGCCTTGCGCGAGGTTCAGGGTCTATCCTACGACGAAATCGCCACCGCCGTCGGCATCCGCCGCGGCACCGTCATGTCGCGCCTCTTTCACGCCCGCCGCCTGCTTGCCCAAAAACTCCGCGAATCCCCATGCGATTAG